Sequence from the Clostridium saccharobutylicum DSM 13864 genome:
GAACTTATAGTTAATGCTTTAGGCCTTGGAACATTTTTTAGTGGTTTTTTTGCCATTGCAGCACAAGAAAATGAGGAAATCAGAAGTTTTCTTGGGGTTGAAGAAAAGAAAGAAATTGTTACTTGCATGGTTATAGGATATCCTGATGTGAAATATTTTAGAACTGTTCCAAGGAAAGAACCATTAATCTCATGGAAATAAAAATATTGAATAGTAAAAAGAAATGCTAGTCTATAAAAATACACAAATCAGAAGGTAAGTCATGATTGATTTAGGTATAATAAATTCGAGAGATGGAGCATTAAATTCTAATAGACTTAAAATTATTATATTAAATATTTGCATAAGTAAGGAAGTGTAATATGGGAATACAAATTATTTCAACAGGTAGTTGTTTACCAGAATTAGTGGTGACAAATGATGATTTATCAAAGTTTTTAGATACTAACGATGAGTGGATCAGCACTCGTACTGGAATTAAGCAGAGGCATATTGCTACAAATGAAACAACTACAACTTTAGGTGCAAAAGCGGCTAAAATTGCACTTGAAAATAGCGGCTTATCAAGTGACGACATTAATTTAGTTATATGTGCTACTTGCACACCAGATGCATGTGCACCAACTGTAGCAGCAAATATAAAAAAAGAATTAGGTATAGAAAGTGCACCTGCATTTGATATGAATACTAATTGTTCAAGTTTTGTATATGCAGTTACCGTTGCAGAAAGCTTAATGAAAAACTGCAATTATAAAAATGCAATTGTAGTTGGTGTTGATGTAAACAGCCAGATTTTAGATTGGGAAGATAGGGCTACTGCTGTGCTTTTTGGAGATGGAGCAGGAGCTGTAGTATTATCAAATACTCAAAACAGAGGAATTCTTGCTTCTTATTTAAATTGTGTTACAGATTCTGATAATTCTCTTGTTTGTAATAATAAAATAGAGCCAACTCCATTCTTTAAAGCAAATGATGAAAGAAATACAAAAGTAACAATGACTGGTAAAAGTGTAATGAGATTTGGAACAAGAGCATTTATAAAAGCGGTAAATGCAGTATTGGAAAAGGCGGGAATTTCAGTAGATGATATTAAACTGCTAGTTCCACATCAAGCAAATTTAAGAATCATAAAAGCAGCCGCTAACAAAATGAATATAGATGAAAATAAGATATATGTTAATATAGATAAAGTGTCCAATACACAGGCTGGAACTATACCAATTGCATTACACGAAGCCTTAAATAATAATATACTAAATAGAGGAGATATTGTTTTATTTGTAGCATTTGGTGCAGGACTTTCATCTGGTGCAGTACTACTTGAGTGGTAATTAAAGAGCTTATATTAATTAAAACTGCATAAGAAAAATTATGAAAAATATCGAAGGCGATTGTTTGCTTGCTGTTGGAGATGAGGAATTAATAAAAATGGAATAGAGATCAGTACCTCCTTCAAAAGTTGAATTATTCCATTCATTATTTTCAAAATTATAGATATCCAAATCAAGACTTAGACTTATGTAGTAGCTAACCGAAATAGAGGTGATGCATTTGTTTCGGTTACTGAAAACTTTGAGGTAACACTACACAAATGCATCACCCCTATTTCTACTTTTGGATATATATTCAAAGCATAAGTGTGATTTATAAATTGGATATCTATATATATTTTGTATAATTTTCTATAGTTATTTTCTAGATTTGTATTATTTGTAATATAATCTTTAATAATTCTAAATCTATTCGAGTTTCCATGGCAATATTGTTCTATTTACTGCTTGTCACAAAAGTGAGAATCGAAATTTTATATTTCGTTATTCGAACTTTCTCTGTAAGCTTTTATATTGGGATCATGTAGAAATGGGACAACCTTACATTTGGGATCTTTCAGCGAAATTTTCCTAGTCCTATGGAACAAACATGTGTCTATTTTCGGCTGGAATTCACATAAACTCTATTCCCATTGCGGAACCCTATATTTCTTAACTGAAATTACTATAAAATTTAACTTAACAAATATTTTCTCAATCCACAAGCTATCATTTTATAAGATTCTTTACTTTCTAGTAAATCAGGCATAGAAATTGTAAAACCATGTCTTACTCCATAAAAACGTTTAGCAATTGTTTCTACTCCTGATTTAATTAACTTTTGTGCATAATCTTCTGCTTCATCTCTAAGAGAATCTATTTCACAAGTTATGACTATTGCTGGTGGTAAATTTTTAAGTTCTTCATTACTTGCAAACACTGGTGAACAATATGGATTTTTAGCATCATCTTCAAATCTATAACATTTATCAAACATTGTAGCTATTTCAGGCGGAATTGCACCTTCTGTATAGAATTTCTCTGTTGCTGGTGTAACTAAATCAAGTGGCGGATAATCAAGAATTTGACACTTAAAAGGCATTTCATTTTTTTCTTTTGCCATCATACATACTACTGTTGCAATATTAGCTCCAGCACTGTGTCCTCCAATTGCCATGTTGTTAGGATCAATTTTAAATTCATCACTGTGAGACCATATATAACTTACAACATCATAAACATCTTCAATTCCCTTAGGCCATTTAAATTCAGGAGCAAGTCTATAATCAATTGAAATAACAGTTATATCTAAATCAGTACTTAAATCATTGCAAAATTTATCATCATCTTCTGGTAATCCTGCTACAAAACCTCCACCATGAATATCAATAAATATAGGTGAAAGTTGCTTGTTGTTTTTTGCTTCGTAAATTAAAGCACGAGTTTTTCCTTCTCTCGTTGGAATAAAAATTTCTTTTCCAATAATATTAGATTTTTGTGCTCGAATTCTATTTTCTTTTCTCATATTATCTACAATCGTCAAAACTTTTTTATCATTATCCATTAACTTTTCTCCTTATCTAAAATCATATAATAAAATTTTTGTTACGTCTTACATAGCAAAGAACTTTTGCAAAGCGTTTATTCTAGATTTTATAATTATAAAACTAATCAAGTTTCTCACAGGATAAATACTCATTATCAAAAATTGTATTTGTTTCTTGTGGAATAGTTATTTAATTGATTAAGTTTTTTATCATGGTAAGTGCTTAATAAACTTAAGGAAGTAATAGAACCTATAAGCGCCATTAGCATGTCCCATTGTGTATCCCAAATATCTCCCTGTGTTCCTAAAAAGGCTTCTGCACTATCACCAGTAAGTTTTGCAACTCCAAATTCAATCAGCTCATAAGAAGCACTAATTGCAAGACATATACAAATTACTATAAAGGATAAGTACTTCTTTTTATTTATAACTTCATTTCTTATAAGAATTTCTCTTGCTATGATTGCAGGAATAAACCCTTGTGCAAAATGACCTAATCTATCATAGTAATTTCTACTTAAATCAAAAGTATCTCTAATCCAATTAAAAACAGGCATTTCAGCATAAGTATAATGTCCTCCAATAATTAAAATTGTCGCATGTATAAAAATTAGTAAATATACAAAATTCGAAAATTTGTATTTAGGATATACATATATCAATACTGCTACCCCTATTAGTGCAGGTAAAACTTCTAAAAACCATGTAAATAAGTCTTTGGGATTAATCACTGACCACATCAACAAACCAATTAAAGCAATTAATAATAGTAAGTGGAATTTCTTATTATTTGTCATGTTTCCCTCCATTACTGTTGAAGTATAAAAATCATATCCTTATTGCTTACGATAGCTTACCATCAAATATAACATATTGGATAAATACGGCATTATGCAATTTTCAAAGCACATTTATATACTTTACTGCGTGCAATAAGAACATAACGTATTAATTACTTAAAGTTAATCTAAATACCCATATCCTATTATTTTATAGCTATCTATTCCAACAAGCACACATATCTCATTTGGTATGAATTTAACGTTCATTGGAAAACTAATACTATATACTTCTTTTCCAACATAAGACTTATCACTAATATTCCCCATGCTTTCTTGTAAAGTCATTTTAGTAATTGTACCATCTTTCCAAGTTCCTTTTATACTTTTTTTCTCTTTTGAAGTTAGTTGATTATATGCGATTTCTCTAACATCTTGTTCATTACTACTTTTTGGCTCTCCCACAAATGTTTCTCCCAAAATAGCCTTTAAATCAGAAAGTATTGTTTTATTTTCACCACAATACTGAACTATTATTTTTCCATTTTTATAAAAATGAGGCGCATAAGTCCAGTCAAGACATACTACTTCTTCCCCATTTGCCAAGGTCTTTTCATATGAACCATTATTATTAATAAGATTTGTTGCATCTTTCTCCATTTCTTCGTTGCCATTATATACATATACTGTTATGCTTTCATCATCAATAGTAATTAATTTTCTTGTAGTTGGTAAAAAATCTTCTTCTACATCTTTCACTGTTAAATTATTAAACTTTGTTTTAAGAATACTAACTAATTCGTCAATGGTAAAAGTGCTATTATTAATAGTTATGTTTTTTTTATCATCCCCTAAGCTTGATGATTTATTTTGCGTATCTTGAATCCATGAACCATCAGAACCTATACTATACCCATCAATGATTGTATCATGTACCATATATCCACCAGAATTAAAATAATACCACTTTCCATCAATCTCTTTCCAACCCACTGACCATAAACTTCCTTCTGAGTTCCACCAACCATTAGAATCTTCTTTCCACTCTGCACTTGCTCCTATTGGATTTAATGCCAAGACTGAAGCTGCTACTAATGAACTAGCTATTACTTTTATTAATTTTAATCTTTTCATTTTTATTTACCCCAATTCCTTTTTTATTTCTACGTCATTATTTGCTATTATGTAAGCAATATTCCTGTTTCTCCTTGCCACTACTACATGAGTTAATTTCTTTTAACATTTAATTTTTAAATGTACTTGTTTAAATTATTTACAAATAAAAAATTATATTTTATTCCTTACTAATAACATTTAAATAGTTAAATATAATGTATGGGAAAAATAGTGCGGATACTCCAGTATAAACTCCTTTGACATTGCCAATTGTTATACCTATTATCACAAATAATATCCATGCGATATAATATATACTGCCAATTATCATGTTCACTCTGTCACTTGTTCTAAATCCAGGTATTTGTTTTAGTAAACTTTTTAATATTAATTTTATAGATAGAGATTTTGACACTTGTAACAATTCAACATCTTCTTTTGAATTAAATTTAAATTTATAATATAAGAAGATAACTACAGGTATAATCATACAATATGCAGAAAAAACTATTTTTCTATAGTCCTTTATATATAGATTGTAAGAAATTTTACATATAAAACTTATTAAACACACTATAAAAACTTTATCTACTGAATTTAATTTTTTTATCTTCATGACATTTTCCTTCTCTACAATCTTTTTAAGTATATTTTCACGCCTTAATTTAATCTTGTAAATATATACTTTGTTATATATCTTTTTAAATGTAGTATTATTCAATTTTCAACTAACTTTCTATAATATAAACTTAACATTATTTCTTTTCAGAAAATAGCTTGTCTTTATAATAAGATTCTGCCTGATATATCACGCCTAATGGATTATGTGCTAAAACCCTATCTTTTACTGAAAAAAAAAACAGTTATTGGAGCTTTTGAATATAAATATATTGTATAAAAATATTGCAAATTTATTTCTAAACAATGCAGTACTTTATTAATATATTTATCTTGCATAGATTCTTATTTTTTGTTTTCATCCAATTGCTCTAAAATATCATCTAATTTTTTATCAATTTGTTTAGTTCTGTTTATATGCTTTTTTAATTCTTTTATTCCCTTAAATATTCCCATTAATATTGCAATTATTACTGCAATATTAATAAAGGTAGAAATTAAAGTCGCGTACCTAACTTCCATCGATTTTCTCCTTCAATCGTATAATCTTTATACTTTTCTTTTATTTTAGGCACATTCAAAAAAATAACAGGTCCATCTGCCAAGCCTATTTTTCATCATGGGAAGCTCGACTCGCATACGCTCACTGAGTAAGCGAGTCACACCAAATCATAGATTTGGGTTCTCTGCTCACGTTAGCGGATTCCTCTAATAGCCCGCTATAAGACAAATCCACTTCCTTGACACATAAAAAATAATCATGACATTTTGGACTTATTATTTTCTTTCATATGCCTTAAACTATCTTGGAAATGCACCATTATTTATATCAATGCAAGTTCCATTAATATATTCTGGAGAGTCTGTTGCTAACCAGTATATTGTTTTTGCAACTTCTTCTGCTCTTGCAAATCTATCTAAATATACACTGCTTTTTATATCTTTTTTTCTTTGTTCTGGAATTACATTCATCATTTCTGTTTCCACAGGTCCTGGTGCTACTGCATTTATTATAATTCCTTTTGAACCTAATAATTTGGCAAAACTTTTAGTTGCATTAATTATTCCTGCTTTTGATACTCCATACCATATGTCTGGATGTCCAATTTGTCCTGCAATTGATGCTGTATTTACAATTCTTCCACTACCAGCTTCAACCATTGATTTTGATACTTCCTTTATAAATTCTATAGGAGCATACAGATTTATATCCATTATCTTGTTCATCTTTTCTACTGGATAATTATCATAAGGAATAGAATTCATTATTCCTGCATTATTAACTAATATATCTACACATCCAATTTTGTTTACCAAATCAGCTATTCCTTTTATATTAGACACATCATACTCTATCTTATCTACATCATCATTATTATTAAATTCAAAATTCTTATAATCTCTTGCTACTACAATAACCTTGTAATTATTCTCTAGAAATAAACGTGTGCACTCTAATCCAATACCTTTATTTCCACCTGTTATCAATACTCTCTTTTTCATTATTCACACTTCTTTCATGATGTTTTATTTAATTTACGATCATATAAAAATATAGATTTTTAGGATAATTATAACATATTATCCAAATACCCTACTATTAATTTTAAAATATCATTATATTTTTTATTACTACAAATCTTTTTAATCACATGAAAATAAATAACAAATCTTAATCTGCTCTGAAGATTTTTTATCAGGCAAGAAGGCAAATTGCCCTAACAGGAAGTCTATTAGGGTAATTTGCCGACGTAGTATGATGAAAAATAAGATAGCAAATGGACTTGTTATTTTTTTGAATGTGCCTTATATTAATTGTTTTGCATAATTATATAGTTAAAATTTATAGTAAATTTTGCATTAATACTTGACAAATAATTGAAAATAAATTATAAATATATTTATTATAAGTACATTTATAATAAATATATTTATTAAAGGAGAATGCAAAATGGAATTAACATTTAAATTAGAAGTAAATGCCCCTAAAGAAGTTATTTGGCCTTATTATACTGATCTAAAAAAAAGACACATTTGGGAAGAGGACTTAGAAAACATTACATTTAATGGAGAATTAAAAACTGGAACTACTGGAACAATGAAACTAGAAGGAATGCCTGAAATGTCTTTTACTCTTACTAATATCGTTCCTAATGCTTCTTATTGGGACAGGACTGATGTTCCTGGAATGGGAAGTATATATTTTAGACATGATATTTTACAAGAAGATGGTAGAACTTATATTAAGCATACTGTAATATTAGATAAAGAAAAACCATCAGAAGATGACTTAAACTTTCTTTGTGGTGTATTCTCTGATGTTCCTAAATCTGTTATGATAATTAAAAAGGAGGTTGAAAGATAAATTGGACTTTCCATCAACTAAATTTAAAGATAATGCAGAATCGTCAACTGGACTTCTTTTTATCCGTGTATACAACAAGTGGCATTCGATTATCACTCAAGAACTGCGTAAATTAGGGATTACTCACCCTCAATTTGTGGTACTTACAACATTAAATTTTCTTAGCCAATCAGATGATAATGTTACACAGGTAAGTATTTCGAAAATGGCTGATATGGATGTTATGTCTGTATCGCAGATTATTAAGGGATTAGAAAAAAAGGAATTCATAAAGCGAACTAGCAACCCAAAAGACAGTAGAGCAAATTCAGTTATACTATTAGCTAAAGGGCAAGAAATGGTAAAAACAGCCCTTCCTGTTGTAGAAAAAATAGATGATGAATTTTTTGGAGTTTTACAAGAAAATGAAAGAATTTTCCGTGACTATCTCAATCAATTAGATTAAACTACGCACCTACTTTAGTAGGTGCGTAGTTTAATCTAACTGTAAGTCTAATACTTCGTCAAGAGTATGTACCTCTTGATATGGTTCGTGGAGCTTATTACCTTTTTTATAGTTACGATTTACCCATATTTTACGCCATCCCAATTTTGAACAAGGAACAATATCCCACCAATACCCCTTAGCAATGTGGCAATGTTCTTTTTCTTTTAGCTTTAATTTTTCTTCAACATATTTAAAAAATTCGAGATTAGGCTTATATGCACATATATCCTCTGCAAGAAAAACATAATCAAATACATTACCCAATGCGTCTAAGTGATAATCCATAATATCATGTACTGAATTTGACATAAGAGCAAGTCTGTATCCCTTTTTATGTATTATTTTAAGTGTTTCCACCACTTCTTTGAAAGGTTTTAATGTTTTATGCACTGAAATAATTTCATCATAAGACTTACTAAAAACATCACTGTTTAATTCCATATCACAATATTCCAGAACTTGTTTTATCAACTTATCATAAGGAATATATGATTCGCCATACATAAGCCTATCTTCATAGCTTACATAAATATTTAATGCATCTTTCGAATCTAATTCATTCTTTTTTGCAATATCAGCTATTGCATCATAAATTGGTTTTGTATCGATCAATGTTCCATAACAATCAAAAGTCAATATTTTATCCATTTATTTCTCCTTTTAACTCTATAGATTTACTTTGCAAATTTTAATTTACTGTTCCCTATCATCTTGCCTTTTTGAATTCATATATGTAAGGACAAGTGCAAGGCCAGTTGAAAAAGCAACCCAAGGAAACGCAGCATTAAAAAAATCTTCCACTTAATTCACCTCATTTCTAATACTCTCATATCGATTACTATTTATATTACTCAACTTTAAATTGGGAATTTGGCTTATTAGTTAACTATAACATATTTTGTAAAACACTTCACTTTTACTTTTTTAAATCTATGGATTGTAATCAAAAAAATTACTGATGAAAATTTCTTCATCAGTAATTTTTTAATTATTAATTTTAGATATACTATTCCTTACATTCTCAAATACTATAATACTATTCCAATATCTTTTTTACTTGATTTTCCGATATATTACACTCTTTTGCTATTTGACTTATACTATAGCCTCCATTTAACAGCTTAAATACTTTTTTGGTTAAAAGAATTCCTTCTTCTCTTCCTTCTTCAATTTTTTCTCTATCTCTTTCTAATAAAGTCATAAACTCCACCTCCATCGAAATATCATTTTTAACTTCTTGTACCTTTTTATGTATACTTTTAATAAGATTTCCTTTAGAATGGTTCACTGTATTATCTGTTGAATCTTCTACATATTCAAGGAACTCTAATAATTCTTGACTTAAATCTTTCATAATTCCTTTTGTACTTAATATTATTTTTTGCACTTCATCATTTAACATTATACTATTATCTTCTACACATACATTTTGAAAAGTATATTTATGGCGTCCTTTGTTAAACAAATCAAATGTGCATATAAATATTATATAACTTTTCGCAAGTTTCCTATAATCTTCACCTTTGCTTATTAAATCTAAATCAATACTACCTTGATAATATCTTAGTCTTTTAGGCAAATTTTTATGTTTCCCACGTTGCATCTCTACATTATAAATTGTGTTATTCTCATCTTTGACATAAACATCAAGTCTAATACCTTTGCTTTCAAGCAGTAAGTCTATAGTTTTCTGCTCTTCAACCATTTCTACTTTTTCTATTTCAATTTCTAAAATCTTTTCTAATAATTCTTTGCAAATTTCTTTATCACTCATAACCTTTGCAAATAGAAAATCATCTTCAAGGTTTAATTCTTTTAAAGTTTTATTCATTTATTAACCTTACCTTATTTTAATCTTTTGTTTTGATTATTAACAATATTATAGCTAATTAAACATTGAATTTCAATGTACTCAAATTATATGTTCAGCTATCATTACATTACGATTTTCTTTAATAAATCCTGCATTATTATTCACTTGATTTCTCCCTAAATCTAAAG
This genomic interval carries:
- a CDS encoding beta-ketoacyl-ACP synthase III, translating into MGIQIISTGSCLPELVVTNDDLSKFLDTNDEWISTRTGIKQRHIATNETTTTLGAKAAKIALENSGLSSDDINLVICATCTPDACAPTVAANIKKELGIESAPAFDMNTNCSSFVYAVTVAESLMKNCNYKNAIVVGVDVNSQILDWEDRATAVLFGDGAGAVVLSNTQNRGILASYLNCVTDSDNSLVCNNKIEPTPFFKANDERNTKVTMTGKSVMRFGTRAFIKAVNAVLEKAGISVDDIKLLVPHQANLRIIKAAANKMNIDENKIYVNIDKVSNTQAGTIPIALHEALNNNILNRGDIVLFVAFGAGLSSGAVLLEW
- a CDS encoding alpha/beta hydrolase; its protein translation is MDNDKKVLTIVDNMRKENRIRAQKSNIIGKEIFIPTREGKTRALIYEAKNNKQLSPIFIDIHGGGFVAGLPEDDDKFCNDLSTDLDITVISIDYRLAPEFKWPKGIEDVYDVVSYIWSHSDEFKIDPNNMAIGGHSAGANIATVVCMMAKEKNEMPFKCQILDYPPLDLVTPATEKFYTEGAIPPEIATMFDKCYRFEDDAKNPYCSPVFASNEELKNLPPAIVITCEIDSLRDEAEDYAQKLIKSGVETIAKRFYGVRHGFTISMPDLLESKESYKMIACGLRKYLLS
- a CDS encoding DUF2238 domain-containing protein, with amino-acid sequence MTNNKKFHLLLLIALIGLLMWSVINPKDLFTWFLEVLPALIGVAVLIYVYPKYKFSNFVYLLIFIHATILIIGGHYTYAEMPVFNWIRDTFDLSRNYYDRLGHFAQGFIPAIIAREILIRNEVINKKKYLSFIVICICLAISASYELIEFGVAKLTGDSAEAFLGTQGDIWDTQWDMLMALIGSITSLSLLSTYHDKKLNQLNNYSTRNKYNF
- a CDS encoding putative cell wall binding repeat protein, which gives rise to MKRLKLIKVIASSLVAASVLALNPIGASAEWKEDSNGWWNSEGSLWSVGWKEIDGKWYYFNSGGYMVHDTIIDGYSIGSDGSWIQDTQNKSSSLGDDKKNITINNSTFTIDELVSILKTKFNNLTVKDVEEDFLPTTRKLITIDDESITVYVYNGNEEMEKDATNLINNNGSYEKTLANGEEVVCLDWTYAPHFYKNGKIIVQYCGENKTILSDLKAILGETFVGEPKSSNEQDVREIAYNQLTSKEKKSIKGTWKDGTITKMTLQESMGNISDKSYVGKEVYSISFPMNVKFIPNEICVLVGIDSYKIIGYGYLD
- a CDS encoding SDR family NAD(P)-dependent oxidoreductase encodes the protein MKKRVLITGGNKGIGLECTRLFLENNYKVIVVARDYKNFEFNNNDDVDKIEYDVSNIKGIADLVNKIGCVDILVNNAGIMNSIPYDNYPVEKMNKIMDINLYAPIEFIKEVSKSMVEAGSGRIVNTASIAGQIGHPDIWYGVSKAGIINATKSFAKLLGSKGIIINAVAPGPVETEMMNVIPEQRKKDIKSSVYLDRFARAEEVAKTIYWLATDSPEYINGTCIDINNGAFPR
- a CDS encoding MarR family winged helix-turn-helix transcriptional regulator, producing MKDKLDFPSTKFKDNAESSTGLLFIRVYNKWHSIITQELRKLGITHPQFVVLTTLNFLSQSDDNVTQVSISKMADMDVMSVSQIIKGLEKKEFIKRTSNPKDSRANSVILLAKGQEMVKTALPVVEKIDDEFFGVLQENERIFRDYLNQLD
- a CDS encoding HAD family hydrolase; this translates as MDKILTFDCYGTLIDTKPIYDAIADIAKKNELDSKDALNIYVSYEDRLMYGESYIPYDKLIKQVLEYCDMELNSDVFSKSYDEIISVHKTLKPFKEVVETLKIIHKKGYRLALMSNSVHDIMDYHLDALGNVFDYVFLAEDICAYKPNLEFFKYVEEKLKLKEKEHCHIAKGYWWDIVPCSKLGWRKIWVNRNYKKGNKLHEPYQEVHTLDEVLDLQLD
- a CDS encoding Rpn family recombination-promoting nuclease/putative transposase; translation: MNKTLKELNLEDDFLFAKVMSDKEICKELLEKILEIEIEKVEMVEEQKTIDLLLESKGIRLDVYVKDENNTIYNVEMQRGKHKNLPKRLRYYQGSIDLDLISKGEDYRKLAKSYIIFICTFDLFNKGRHKYTFQNVCVEDNSIMLNDEVQKIILSTKGIMKDLSQELLEFLEYVEDSTDNTVNHSKGNLIKSIHKKVQEVKNDISMEVEFMTLLERDREKIEEGREEGILLTKKVFKLLNGGYSISQIAKECNISENQVKKILE